A DNA window from Hordeum vulgare subsp. vulgare chromosome 1H, MorexV3_pseudomolecules_assembly, whole genome shotgun sequence contains the following coding sequences:
- the LOC123443634 gene encoding gamma-gliadin B-like: MKTFLTFVLLAMVMSIVTTARQLNPSSQELQSPQQSYLQQPYPQNPYLPQQPFQVQQPFHTPQQYFPYLPEELFPQYQIPTPLQPQQPFPQQPQQPLPRPQQPFPWQPQQPFPQPQEPIPQQPQQPFPQQPQQPFPQQPQQPFPQQPQQPFPQQPQQPFPQPQQPFPSQPQQPFPQPQQPIPYQPQQPFNQQPQQIIPQQPQQPFPQQPQQPFPQPQQPFPWQPQQPFPQPQQPFPLQPQQPFPWQPQQPFPQPQQPIAHQPQQPFSFSQQPQQPFPLQPQQPFPQQPQQPFPQQPQQIIFQQPQQSYPVQPQQPFPQPQPVPQQRPQQASPLQPQQPFLQGSEQIIPQQPFPLQPQPFPQQPQQPFPQPQQPFRQQAELIIPQQPQQPFPLQPHQPYTQQTIWSMV; this comes from the coding sequence ATGAAGACCTTCCTCACCTTTGTCCTCCTtgccatggtgatgagcatcgtCACTACCGCTAGGCAACTAAACCCTAGCAGCCAAGAGTTGCAATCACCACAACAATCATATCTGCAGCAGCCATATCCACAAAACCCATATCTACCGCAACAACCATTTCAAGTGCAGCAACCGTTTCACACACCCCAACAATATTTCCCCTATCTACCAGAGGAATTGTTTCCCCAATATCAAATACCAACCCccctacaaccacaacaaccattcccccaacaaccacaacaacctctTCCTCGGCCCCAACAACCATTCCCCtggcaaccacaacaaccatttcCCCAGCCCCAAGAACCAATTccccagcaaccacaacaaccattcccacagcaaccacaacaaccattcccccagcaaccacaacaaccattcccacagcaaccacaacaaccattcccccagcaaccacaacaaccttTTCCTCAGCCCCAACAACCATTCCCCtcgcaaccacaacaaccatttcCCCAGCCCCAACAACCAATTCCCTaccaaccacaacaaccattcaACCAGCAACCACAACAAATAATAccccagcaaccacaacaaccattcccccagcaaccacaacaaccttTTCCTCAGCCCCAACAACCATTCCCCtggcaaccacaacaaccatttcCCCAGCCTCAACAACCATTTCCcctgcaaccacaacaaccattcccctggcaaccacaacaaccatttcCGCAGCCCCAACAACCAATTGCgcaccaaccacaacaaccattctCGTTCtcgcagcaaccacaacaaccattccCTCTGCAACCGCAACAACCATTCccccaacaaccacaacaaccatttccccaacaaccacaacaaataaTTTTCCAGCAACCCCAACAATCATACCCTGTGCAACCTCAACAgccatttcctcaaccccaaccaGTCCCCCAGCAGCGACCCCAACAAGCATCCCCCCTACAACCGCAACAACCATTTCTCCAGGGATCAGAACAAATAATTCCCCAACAACCATTCCCTCTGCAACCACAACCATTCccccaacaaccacaacaaccatttcCCCAGCCCCAACAACCATTCCGCCAACAAGCAGAACTAATAATTCCCCAGCAACCTCAACAACCATTCCCTCTGCAGCCACACCAACCATATACACAACAAACCATCTGGAGTATGGTCTAG
- the LOC123443526 gene encoding gamma-gliadin-like isoform X2 encodes MVALHHPNCTHQDQKHQFQESNSNHKSNMKTFLTFVLLAMVMSIVTTARQLNPSSQELQSPQQSYLQQPYPQNPYLPQKPFPVQQPFHTPQQYFPYQPQQPFPQPQEPIPQQPQQPFPQQPQQPFPQQPQQPFPQPQQPFPSQPQQPFPQPQQPIPYQPQQPFNQQPQQIIPQQPQQPFPQQPQQPFPQPQQPFPWQPQQPFPQPQQPFPLQPQQPFPWQPQQPFPQPQQPIAHQPQQPFSFSQQPQQPFPQQPQQPFPQPQQPFPWQPQQPFPQPQQPFPLQPQQPFPWQPQQPFPQPQQPIAHQPQQPFSFSQQPQQPFPLQPQQPFPQQPQQPFPQQPQQIIFQQPQQSYPVQPQQPFPQPQPVPQQRPQQASPLQPQQPFLQGSEQIIPQQPFPLQPQPFPQQPQQPFPQPQQPFRQQAELIIPQQPQQPFPLQPHQPYTQQTIWSMV; translated from the exons ATGGTTGCCCTCCATCATCCAAACTGCACACACCAAGATCAGAAACATCAATTCCAAGAAAGCAATAGTAACCACAAATCCAACATGAAGACCTTCCTCACCTTTGTCCTCCTtgccatggtgatgagcatcgtCACTACCGCTAGGCAACTAAACCCTAGCAGCCAAGAGTTGCAATCACCACAACAATCATATCTGCAGCAGCCATATCCACAAAACCCATATCTACCGCAAAAACCATTTCCAGTGCAGCAACCGTTTCACACACCCCAACAATATTTCCCCTAT caaccacaacaaccatttcCCCAGCCCCAAGAACCAATTccccagcaaccacaacaaccattcccacagcaaccacaacaaccattcccacagcaaccacaacaaccttTTCCTCAGCCCCAACAACCATTCCCCtcgcaaccacaacaaccatttcCCCAACCCCAACAACCAATTCCCTaccaaccacaacaaccattcaACCAGCAACCACAACAAATAATAccccagcaaccacaacaaccattcccccagcaaccacaacaaccttTTCCTCAGCCCCAACAACCATTCCCCtggcaaccacaacaaccatttcCCCAGCCTCAACAACCATTTCCcctgcaaccacaacaaccattcccctggcaaccacaacaaccatttcCGCAGCCCCAACAACCAATTGCacaccaaccacaacaaccattctCGTTCtcgcagcaaccacaacaac cattcccccagcaaccacaacaaccttTTCCTCAGCCCCAACAACCATTCCCCtggcaaccacaacaaccatttcCCCAGCCTCAACAACCATTTCCcctgcaaccacaacaaccattcccctggcaaccacaacaaccatttcCGCAGCCCCAACAACCAATTGCgcaccaaccacaacaaccattctCGTTCtcgcagcaaccacaacaaccattccCTCTGCAACCGCAACAACCATTCccccaacaaccacaacaaccatttccccaacaaccacaacaaataaTTTTCCAGCAACCCCAACAATCATACCCTGTGCAACCTCAACAgccatttcctcaaccccaaccaGTCCCCCAGCAGCGACCCCAACAAGCATCCCCCCTACAACCGCAACAACCATTTCTCCAGGGATCAGAACAAATAATTCCCCAACAACCATTCCCTCTGCAACCACAACCATTCccccaacaaccacaacaaccatttcCCCAGCCCCAACAACCATTCCGCCAACAAGCAGAACTAATAATTCCCCAGCAACCTCAACAACCATTCCCTCTGCAGCCACACCAACCATATACACAACAAACCATCTGGAGTATGGTCTAG
- the LOC123443526 gene encoding gamma-gliadin-like isoform X1: MVALHHPNCTHQDQKHQFQESNSNHKSNMKTFLTFVLLAMVMSIVTTARQLNPSSQELQSPQQSYLQQPYPQNPYLPQQPFQVQQPFHTPQQYFPYLPEELFPQYQIPTPLQPQQPFPQQPQQPLPRPQQPFPWQPQQPFPQPQEPIPQQPQQPFPQQPQQPFPQQPQQPFPQQPQQPFPQQPQQPFPQPQQPIPYQPQQPFNQQPQQIIPQQPQQPFPQQPQQPFPQPQQPFPWQPQQPFPQPQQPFPLQPQQPFPWQPQQPFPQPQQPIAHQPQQPFSFSQQPQQPFPLQPQQPFPQQPQQPFPQQPQQIIFQQPQQSYPVQPQQPFPQPQPVPQQRPQQASPLQPQQPFLQGSEQIIPQQPFPLQPQPFPQQPQQPFPQPQQPFRQQAELIIPQQPQQPFPLQPHQPYTQQTIWSMV; encoded by the exons ATGGTTGCCCTCCATCATCCAAACTGCACACACCAAGATCAGAAACATCAATTCCAAGAAAGCAATAGTAACCACAAATCCAACATGAAGACCTTCCTCACCTTTGTCCTCCTtgccatggtgatgagcatcgtCACTACCGCTAGGCAACTAAACCCTAGCAGCCAAGAGTTGCAATCACCACAACAATCATATCTGCAGCAGCCATATCCACAAAACCCATATCTACCGCAACAACCATTCCAAGTGCAGCAACCGTTTCACACACCCCAACAATATTTCCCCTATCTACCAGAGGAATTGTTTCCCCAATATCAAATACCAACCCccctacaaccacaacaaccattcccccaacaaccacaacaacctctTCCTCGGCCCCAACAACCATTCCCCtggcaaccacaacaaccatttcCCCAGCCCCAAGAACCAATTccccagcaaccacaacaaccattcccacagcaaccacaacaaccattcccccagcaaccacaacaaccattcccacagcaaccacaacaaccattcccccagcaaccacaacaaccttTTCCT CAGCCCCAACAACCAATTCCCTaccaaccacaacaaccattcaACCAGCAACCACAACAAATAATAccccagcaaccacaacaaccattcccccagcaaccacaacaaccttTTCCTCAGCCCCAACAACCATTCCCCtggcaaccacaacaaccatttcCCCAGCCTCAACAACCATTTCCcctgcaaccacaacaaccattcccctggcaaccacaacaaccatttcCGCAGCCCCAACAACCAATTGCgcaccaaccacaacaaccattctCGTTCtcgcagcaaccacaacaaccattccCTCTGCAACCGCAACAACCATTCccccaacaaccacaacaaccatttccccaacaaccacaacaaataaTTTTCCAGCAACCCCAACAATCATACCCTGTGCAACCTCAACAgccatttcctcaaccccaaccaGTCCCCCAGCAGCGACCCCAACAAGCATCCCCCCTACAACCGCAACAACCATTTCTCCAGGGATCAGAACAAATAATTCCCCAACAACCATTCCCTCTGCAACCACAACCATTCccccaacaaccacaacaaccatttcCCCAGCCCCAACAACCATTCCGCCAACAAGCAGAACTAATAATTCCCCAGCAACCTCAACAACCATTCCCTCTGCAGCCACACCAACCATATACACAACAAACCATCTGGAGTATGGTCTAG
- the LOC123395266 gene encoding gamma-gliadin-like, with amino-acid sequence MVKKLLETVPDRLYTAVAAIENFCDTHAFVQVLGRLKAFEERRQQPFPQQPQQPFPQQPQQPFPQQPQQPFPQPQQPFPSQPQQPFPQPQQPIPYQPQQPFNQQPQQIIPQQPQQPFPQQPQQPFPQPQQPFPWQPQQPFPQPQQPFPLQPQQPFPWQPQQPFPQPQQPIAHQPQQPFSFSQQPQQPFPLQPQQPFPQQPQQPFPQQPQQIIFQQPQQSYPVQPQQPFPQPQPVPQQRPQQASPLQPQQPFPQGSEQIIPQQPFPLQPQPFPQQPQQPLPQPQQPFRQQAELIIPQQPQQPFPLQPHQPYTQQTIWSMV; translated from the exons ATGGTGAAGAAACTGCTCGAAACCGTGCCAGACCGGCTATACACCGCGGTGGCCGCCATCGAGAATTTCTGCGACACTCATGCGTTCGTTCAGGTGCTCGGGCGGTTGAAAGCGTTCGAGGAGAGGAG acaacaaccattcccacagcaaccacaacaaccattcccccagcaaccacaacaaccattcccacagcaaccacaacaaccttTTCCTCAGCCCCAACAACCATTCCCCtcgcaaccacaacaaccatttcCCCAACCCCAACAACCAATTCCCTaccaaccacaacaaccattcaACCAGCAACCACAACAAATAATAccccagcaaccacaacaaccattcccccagcaaccacaacaaccttTTCCTCAGCCCCAACAACCATTCCCCtggcaaccacaacaaccatttcCCCAGCCTCAACAACCATTTCCcctgcaaccacaacaaccattcccctggcaaccacaacaaccatttcCGCAGCCCCAACAACCAATTGCgcaccaaccacaacaaccattctCGTTCtcgcagcaaccacaacaaccattccCTCTGCAACCGCAACAACCATTCccccaacaaccacaacaaccatttccccaacaaccacaacaaataaTTTTCCAGCAACCCCAACAATCATACCCTGTGCAACCTCAACAgccatttcctcaacctcaaccaGTCCCCCAGCAGCGACCCCAACAAGCATCCCCCCTACAACCGCAACAACCATTTCCCCAGGGATCAGAACAAATAATTCCCCAACAACCATTTCCTCTGCAACCACAACCATTCccccaacaaccacaacaaccattgCCCCAGCCCCAACAACCATTCCGCCAACAAGCAGAACTAATAATTCCCCAGCAACCTCAACAACCATTCCCTCTGCAGCCACACCAACCATATACACAACAAACCATCTGGAGTATGGTCTAG